One segment of Pseudodesulfovibrio sp. 5S69 DNA contains the following:
- a CDS encoding aspartate/glutamate racemase family protein, which yields MKTIGLLGGMSWESSLEYYRFMNEAVKARLGGLHSARILMNSVDFAPLREQMLAGDWAAVGGHLADAARTLEDAGAELMVIGTNTMHKVAPEVEAAVSVPLVHIADATAEAARAGGFSRVALLGTALTMEDDFYVGRLKEHGFEVLVPDAGDRSLVDRVIFDEMCRGLFLDGSRAEFVRIIEGLAARGAEAVVLGCTEIGLLVRPGDTEVPTLDTCRIHAEKVVEAALG from the coding sequence ATGAAGACCATCGGACTCCTCGGCGGCATGAGTTGGGAATCCTCCCTGGAATACTACCGGTTCATGAACGAGGCCGTGAAGGCGCGCTTGGGCGGCCTGCATTCGGCCCGCATCCTCATGAACTCCGTGGACTTCGCCCCCCTGCGCGAGCAGATGCTCGCAGGCGACTGGGCGGCCGTGGGTGGGCATCTGGCCGACGCGGCCCGTACCTTGGAGGACGCCGGGGCCGAACTCATGGTCATCGGCACTAACACCATGCACAAGGTGGCCCCCGAGGTTGAGGCGGCGGTCTCCGTGCCACTTGTCCACATCGCCGACGCCACGGCCGAGGCCGCCCGCGCGGGCGGCTTCTCCAGGGTGGCCCTGCTCGGGACCGCCCTGACCATGGAGGATGACTTCTACGTGGGCCGTCTCAAGGAGCATGGCTTCGAGGTCCTGGTGCCCGACGCCGGGGACCGCAGCCTGGTGGACCGGGTCATCTTCGACGAGATGTGCAGGGGGTTGTTCCTGGACGGCTCCCGCGCCGAGTTCGTGCGCATCATCGAGGGGCTTGCCGCGCGCGGGGCCGAGGCGGTCGTCCTCGGCTGTACCGAGATCGGCCTGCTGGTCCGGCCGGGCGATACCGAAGTACCCACCCTGGACACCTGTCGCATCCACGCCGAAAAGGTGGTGGAGGCAGCCCTGGGCTGA
- a CDS encoding AzlD domain-containing protein — protein sequence MDQKIVFLTIVGMLAVTYIPRMVPLVALASRTLPEPVVRWLSYVPAAVLSSMLFPALLLKDGGVDVSPDNYFLWAAVPAFILAWRTKSFFGTVALGMALVAAGRYFIG from the coding sequence ATGGACCAGAAAATAGTCTTTTTGACAATCGTGGGCATGCTCGCCGTGACCTATATCCCGCGCATGGTCCCGCTGGTGGCGCTGGCCTCCCGGACCCTGCCCGAGCCGGTGGTCCGCTGGCTGTCCTACGTCCCGGCCGCGGTGCTCTCGTCCATGCTCTTTCCGGCCCTGCTGCTCAAGGACGGCGGCGTGGACGTCTCCCCGGACAACTACTTCCTGTGGGCGGCCGTCCCGGCCTTCATCCTGGCCTGGCGGACCAAGTCATTTTTCGGCACCGTGGCACTGGGCATGGCCCTGGTGGCGGCGGGCCGCTACTTCATCGGATAG
- a CDS encoding AzlC family ABC transporter permease: protein MTTEALAGEQTGSPMMSAARQVAPIVMGYLPVGAAYGVLAQQAGLSLLNTVLMSVLVYAGSAQLIAVAMFAAGLNPVSIIATTFVVNLRHLLMSASLAPNLKSWNKWELALFAYEVTDESFAVHSVRFARGDLNKTTCFGINGLAQISWVLASFAGYFAGASIPSVEPLGIDYALPAMFIALLVMQMKNGLHILVAGFSGLLALVLNEAGAAQWSVILATVIGATFGAGVESWTRK from the coding sequence ATGACCACCGAAGCCCTTGCCGGGGAACAGACCGGCTCGCCTATGATGTCCGCCGCCCGGCAGGTGGCGCCCATCGTCATGGGCTACCTGCCCGTGGGCGCGGCCTACGGGGTCCTGGCCCAGCAGGCCGGGCTGTCCCTGCTCAACACCGTGCTCATGTCGGTCCTGGTCTACGCCGGGTCCGCCCAGCTCATCGCCGTGGCCATGTTCGCGGCAGGCCTGAACCCGGTGTCGATCATCGCCACCACCTTCGTGGTCAATCTGCGGCACCTGCTCATGAGCGCGTCGCTGGCTCCGAACCTCAAGAGTTGGAACAAGTGGGAACTGGCCCTGTTCGCCTACGAGGTCACCGACGAGTCGTTCGCCGTGCACTCGGTACGCTTCGCTCGCGGCGACCTGAACAAGACCACCTGCTTCGGCATCAACGGGCTGGCCCAGATATCCTGGGTGCTGGCCTCGTTCGCCGGTTATTTCGCCGGGGCGTCCATCCCGAGCGTGGAGCCGCTGGGCATAGACTACGCCCTGCCCGCCATGTTCATCGCCCTGCTGGTCATGCAGATGAAGAACGGCCTGCACATACTGGTGGCCGGGTTCAGCGGTCTGCTCGCCCTTGTCCTGAATGAAGCCGGGGCGGCTCAGTGGTCGGTCATCCTGGCCACGGTCATCGGCGCAACCTTTGGCGCGGGAGTAGAATCATGGACCAGAAAATAG
- a CDS encoding PLP-dependent aminotransferase family protein, whose product METYRYRTVEKNVMSMIDAGALGLGDKLPSLRSLSARLGVSVSTVNQAYLELERKGIIEARARSGFFVRHRSKRLPRTETAPTPMAQPRPVTRIGLIQSVLESVGAADRVALDVIAPGPQRMPLRELGRITAAMVRAEPERAMGYAPIPGDPMLIHQIAYRSMEFGIPAGPDDPLITSGCMEALYLSLRSICRRGDTVLIQSPTYYCFLQLLETLGLRAIEVPSDPEHGVSPRELARALKTFDIAACVLAPNFNNPDSSLTPDEAKREIVSMLAGRDIPLVEDDVYSDLHFGPKRPGTFKQFDEKGLVLLCSSFSKTIAPGFRVGWMLPGRYRQKALEIKATTNVSSSAPAQMAIAEYLRQGRMERHLKKLRTDLERQMDTMQLHLGRHFPAGTRVTHPVGGAVLWLELPKSVDSVELFFQARAEGVGIAPGAIFSTQDKFANYIRLSCGYPWTDEVEQGVRTLGRLAGSMCRP is encoded by the coding sequence ATGGAGACATACCGCTACCGGACTGTGGAGAAGAACGTCATGTCCATGATCGACGCGGGCGCGCTCGGGCTGGGCGACAAGCTGCCCTCCCTACGCTCCCTGAGCGCCAGGCTCGGGGTATCCGTGTCCACGGTCAATCAGGCATACCTGGAGCTGGAGCGTAAGGGTATCATCGAAGCCCGAGCCCGGTCCGGTTTCTTCGTACGGCACAGATCCAAGCGGTTGCCGCGCACCGAAACCGCACCCACGCCCATGGCCCAGCCCCGGCCGGTGACCCGCATCGGGCTGATACAGAGCGTGCTCGAATCCGTGGGCGCTGCCGACCGCGTGGCCCTCGACGTCATCGCGCCCGGCCCCCAGCGCATGCCGCTGAGGGAGTTGGGGCGCATAACGGCGGCCATGGTCCGGGCCGAGCCCGAGCGGGCCATGGGCTACGCGCCCATCCCCGGCGACCCGATGCTCATCCACCAGATCGCCTACCGGTCGATGGAATTCGGCATCCCGGCCGGGCCCGACGACCCGCTGATCACCTCCGGGTGCATGGAGGCCCTGTACCTCTCCCTGCGTTCCATCTGCCGCCGCGGCGACACCGTGCTCATCCAGTCGCCCACTTACTACTGCTTCCTGCAACTGCTCGAAACCCTGGGGCTGCGCGCCATCGAGGTGCCGTCCGACCCGGAACACGGGGTGTCGCCCCGGGAACTGGCCCGCGCGCTCAAGACCTTCGACATCGCGGCCTGTGTGCTCGCGCCCAACTTCAACAACCCGGATTCCAGCCTGACCCCGGACGAGGCCAAGCGGGAGATCGTCTCCATGCTGGCCGGGCGCGACATCCCTCTGGTGGAGGACGACGTATACTCGGACCTGCACTTCGGGCCCAAGCGGCCCGGCACCTTCAAGCAGTTCGACGAGAAGGGCCTGGTCCTGCTCTGCTCGTCCTTTTCCAAGACCATCGCGCCCGGCTTCCGGGTGGGCTGGATGCTGCCGGGCCGATACCGGCAGAAGGCCCTGGAGATCAAGGCCACCACCAACGTGTCCAGCTCGGCCCCGGCCCAGATGGCCATCGCCGAATACCTCCGCCAGGGCCGCATGGAGCGCCACCTCAAGAAGCTGCGCACGGACCTGGAACGGCAGATGGACACCATGCAGCTCCACCTGGGCCGCCACTTCCCGGCCGGGACCAGGGTGACCCACCCGGTGGGCGGCGCGGTTCTCTGGCTGGAGCTGCCCAAATCCGTGGACTCGGTGGAGCTCTTCTTCCAGGCCCGGGCCGAGGGCGTGGGCATCGCGCCCGGGGCCATCTTCTCCACCCAGGACAAGTTCGCCAACTACATCCGGCTGAGCTGCGGCTACCCGTGGACCGACGAAGTGGAACAGGGCGTACGGACCCTGGGCAGGCTGGCCGGGTCCATGTGCCGCCCCTGA
- the rarD gene encoding EamA family transporter RarD — MRHIDPKQKSYGFAAALAAFFGWGLLPVYWKSLITVNPFEILCHRVVWSLIFLAMLLTLRRGWKEALLPLRSPRDLLILTGSSLMIGFNWLLYIWAVNTGHVLDTSLGYYINPLVNVLLGFVFFRERLRPLQMVAIGLAALGVVNSLIAHGQLPWISLALAVSFGLYGLLRKIASVESLPGLFLETMVLGPFALAYILWLQAHGASALFHQGLRVDALLMGAGVVTAMPLVGFAFGARRLQLTTVGLLQYLAPSLAFLLGVFVYEEPFNARSLLTFALIWSGLAVYTAESVMAIRGQRRLTGPKSAA; from the coding sequence ATGCGCCACATCGACCCGAAACAGAAATCCTACGGCTTTGCCGCCGCCCTGGCCGCCTTCTTCGGCTGGGGGCTCCTGCCCGTGTACTGGAAGTCCCTGATCACCGTGAACCCCTTCGAGATTCTCTGCCACAGGGTGGTCTGGTCGCTGATCTTCCTCGCCATGCTCCTGACCCTGCGCCGGGGATGGAAAGAGGCCCTCCTCCCGCTCCGGTCGCCGCGCGACCTGCTCATCCTGACCGGCAGTTCGCTGATGATCGGGTTCAACTGGCTGCTGTACATCTGGGCCGTGAACACCGGCCACGTCCTGGACACGAGCCTGGGCTACTACATCAATCCCCTGGTCAATGTGCTGCTCGGTTTCGTCTTCTTCCGCGAGCGCCTGCGGCCTCTGCAGATGGTCGCCATCGGCCTGGCCGCCCTGGGCGTGGTCAACTCCTTGATCGCCCACGGCCAGCTCCCCTGGATATCCCTGGCCCTGGCCGTGAGTTTCGGCCTGTACGGGCTGCTGCGCAAGATCGCCTCGGTGGAATCCCTGCCCGGCCTGTTCCTTGAAACCATGGTCCTCGGCCCCTTTGCCCTGGCCTACATCCTCTGGCTCCAGGCCCACGGGGCGTCCGCCCTGTTCCACCAGGGACTGCGCGTGGACGCGCTGCTCATGGGCGCGGGCGTGGTCACGGCCATGCCGCTCGTCGGCTTCGCGTTCGGCGCCCGGCGGCTGCAACTGACCACCGTGGGGCTGCTCCAGTATCTGGCTCCGTCCCTCGCCTTTCTGCTCGGCGTGTTCGTCTACGAGGAACCGTTCAACGCACGCAGCCTGCTGACCTTTGCCCTGATCTGGTCCGGCCTGGCCGTGTACACCGCCGAGTCCGTCATGGCCATTCGCGGCCAACGACGCCTGACAGGCCCCAAGTCGGCCGCCTAG
- a CDS encoding ArsR/SmtB family transcription factor, translated as MFFNPPLHSDDEAFLANVCKGLAHPARIRILRQLLTEHSCTCGHLVEGLPLAQSTVSQHLKILKESGLVRGEVEGPRTCYCVDRETVSRFGPLIRALLAITPEAA; from the coding sequence ATGTTCTTTAACCCGCCTCTACACAGCGACGACGAGGCATTTCTGGCCAACGTCTGTAAAGGTCTGGCTCACCCCGCCCGCATCCGCATCCTCAGGCAGCTACTGACCGAACACAGCTGTACCTGCGGGCACCTGGTCGAGGGGCTGCCCCTGGCCCAGTCCACGGTCAGCCAGCACCTCAAGATCCTTAAGGAATCCGGACTGGTGCGCGGCGAGGTGGAAGGCCCCCGGACCTGCTACTGCGTAGACCGCGAGACCGTGAGCCGATTCGGTCCGCTCATCCGGGCGCTCCTGGCGATCACCCCGGAGGCGGCATGA
- the hgcA gene encoding mercury methylation corrinoid protein HgcA yields MAPLDAIPPTACAPDSPQNDAPCUGPRPDPRAGVFEKPGYAVEPFVDGFVDTPAGPVPRVRTRMLPSDRLGTALTRLGAIRSRYKVVPGLYCVGDPTPDSPVLVTANYKLTFDAVRRELAGIDAWLLVADTRGINVWCAAGKGLFATDEIAFSVNRAKLHQVVSHRELVLPQLGATGVSAREVRKGCGFKVAWGPVRAEDLPEFLADGNRADRDMRMVAFPLKERAVLIPVELFLLWKLLAWTLPALFLLSGIGPDFFSLSGLWHRGLNAVAATLFGVLAGCVAVPLLLDRLPWRAFWPKGALTGAAAGLLAAALLPLRGWLEPAAVLLWTATVSSYLAMNFTGSTPYTSPSGVEKEMRRGIPLQALAGLAALILWLTAPFLK; encoded by the coding sequence ATGGCGCCCCTCGACGCCATCCCGCCCACCGCCTGCGCGCCCGACTCGCCCCAGAACGACGCCCCTTGTTGAGGCCCCAGGCCCGACCCCCGTGCCGGGGTCTTCGAAAAACCGGGATACGCCGTCGAGCCGTTCGTGGACGGGTTCGTGGACACGCCCGCCGGGCCGGTCCCGCGCGTGCGCACCCGCATGCTCCCGTCCGACCGGCTGGGCACGGCCCTGACCAGGCTGGGGGCGATCCGCAGCCGTTACAAGGTAGTGCCCGGCCTGTACTGCGTGGGAGACCCCACCCCGGATTCGCCGGTCCTGGTCACGGCCAACTACAAGCTGACCTTCGACGCGGTGCGCCGCGAGCTGGCGGGCATCGACGCCTGGCTGTTGGTCGCGGACACGCGCGGCATCAACGTGTGGTGCGCGGCGGGCAAGGGGTTGTTCGCCACCGACGAGATCGCCTTCAGCGTGAATCGGGCAAAGCTCCACCAGGTGGTCTCCCACCGCGAACTGGTCCTGCCTCAACTCGGGGCAACGGGCGTGTCCGCGCGCGAGGTCCGGAAGGGATGCGGCTTCAAGGTGGCGTGGGGGCCGGTGCGGGCCGAGGATTTGCCCGAATTTCTCGCTGACGGGAACCGGGCGGACCGGGACATGCGCATGGTCGCCTTCCCTCTGAAGGAACGGGCCGTGCTCATCCCGGTGGAGCTGTTCCTGCTCTGGAAACTCCTGGCCTGGACCCTGCCCGCGCTCTTCCTGCTCTCGGGCATCGGCCCGGACTTCTTCTCGCTGTCCGGACTCTGGCACCGGGGGCTCAACGCCGTGGCGGCCACCCTGTTCGGCGTCCTGGCGGGCTGCGTTGCGGTGCCCCTGCTGCTCGACCGGCTGCCGTGGCGCGCGTTCTGGCCCAAGGGCGCGCTCACCGGCGCCGCAGCCGGACTGCTCGCCGCTGCCCTGCTGCCCCTGCGCGGATGGCTCGAACCGGCCGCCGTCCTCCTGTGGACCGCGACCGTATCGTCCTACCTGGCCATGAACTTCACCGGTTCCACCCCCTACACCTCGCCCTCGGGCGTGGAAAAGGAGATGCGCCGGGGCATACCGCTCCAGGCGCTGGCCGGGCTCGCGGCCCTGATCCTGTGGCTAACTGCGCCGTTTCTCAAGTAA
- the hgcB gene encoding mercury methylation ferredoxin HgcB, with protein sequence MKNFRYLEGVATLALNTDTCIGCGSCVEVCPHRILEMRGKKAAILDPDACMECGACATNCPVRAVTVTPGVGCASYLISAWLHRLTGRKTDSACC encoded by the coding sequence ATGAAAAATTTCCGCTACCTGGAAGGCGTGGCCACCCTGGCCCTGAATACGGACACCTGCATAGGCTGCGGCTCATGTGTGGAGGTCTGCCCCCACCGCATTCTCGAAATGCGCGGGAAAAAGGCCGCGATCCTCGACCCGGACGCCTGCATGGAATGCGGGGCCTGCGCGACCAACTGCCCGGTCCGGGCGGTCACGGTCACGCCCGGCGTGGGCTGCGCCTCCTACCTCATCTCGGCCTGGCTGCACCGGCTGACCGGGCGCAAGACCGACTCCGCCTGCTGCTAG
- a CDS encoding cysteine hydrolase family protein, producing MQTALLLIDLQNDYFPGGRMELVGSPQASARAARALELFRERGLPVFHVRHEALNEGATFFLPGTPGADIHASVLPGDGELVVTKHYPNSFRETDLLELLRAAGVTRLAVAGMMTHMCLDAGVRAAVDLGFECAVLSDASATRDLEFSGRTIPAAQVHGAFLAALQAAYAPVMTVDELPSRFGL from the coding sequence ATGCAAACGGCCCTTTTGCTCATCGATCTGCAAAACGATTATTTTCCCGGCGGGCGCATGGAGCTCGTCGGTTCCCCTCAGGCCTCGGCCCGCGCGGCGCGGGCGCTTGAACTGTTCCGCGAGCGCGGACTGCCCGTGTTCCACGTGCGCCACGAAGCGCTCAACGAGGGCGCGACCTTTTTCCTGCCCGGCACGCCGGGCGCGGACATCCACGCTTCGGTTTTGCCCGGGGACGGCGAGCTGGTGGTGACCAAGCACTACCCCAACAGCTTCCGGGAGACGGACCTGCTCGAACTGCTGCGCGCGGCGGGCGTGACCCGACTGGCCGTGGCCGGGATGATGACCCACATGTGTCTGGACGCCGGGGTGCGCGCGGCCGTGGACCTCGGCTTCGAATGCGCGGTTCTGTCCGATGCGTCGGCCACCCGCGACCTGGAGTTCAGCGGCCGAACCATCCCGGCGGCGCAGGTGCACGGTGCGTTCCTCGCCGCCCTGCAAGCGGCCTATGCCCCGGTCATGACCGTGGATGAATTGCCGTCCCGGTTCGGGCTCTAG
- a CDS encoding DsrE family protein: protein MTNDTPAPKPDALCVVWSSPDPEVADNLVFMYAQNALNRSWWKQVRLIIWGPSASLAARDERVRDRLREMMADGVEVWACRACAENYGVVEPLETLGANVLYVGEPFTEMLKNGWTQLTF from the coding sequence ATGACAAACGACACACCAGCCCCCAAACCCGACGCCCTGTGCGTCGTCTGGAGTTCCCCCGACCCCGAAGTGGCCGACAACCTGGTCTTCATGTACGCGCAGAACGCCCTGAACAGGAGCTGGTGGAAACAGGTCCGGCTGATCATCTGGGGCCCTTCGGCTTCGCTCGCGGCCCGCGACGAACGCGTCCGGGACCGGCTCCGGGAGATGATGGCCGACGGCGTGGAGGTCTGGGCCTGCCGGGCCTGCGCCGAAAACTACGGGGTGGTCGAGCCGCTCGAGACCTTGGGTGCGAACGTGCTCTATGTTGGTGAGCCCTTTACCGAAATGCTGAAAAACGGGTGGACGCAGTTGACATTTTGA
- a CDS encoding response regulator yields MQPTRDHGQIKPVHILIAEDSESNQMLLSLYFTDSGYTLDFAGNGREAVTRFKTGSYGLVLMDIFMPVMDGLDATREIRNFEKERGMRPVPIVAVSANAFAEDRRRSLKAGCSDFMAKPIRKAPLLKFIARTLEGTTRP; encoded by the coding sequence ATGCAGCCCACAAGGGACCACGGACAGATCAAGCCCGTGCACATCCTTATCGCCGAGGACTCGGAGAGCAACCAGATGCTCCTCTCCCTGTACTTCACCGATTCCGGCTATACCCTGGATTTCGCCGGGAACGGCCGCGAGGCCGTGACCCGCTTCAAGACCGGCTCCTACGGACTGGTACTCATGGACATCTTCATGCCGGTCATGGACGGACTCGACGCCACACGTGAAATCCGCAACTTCGAAAAGGAGCGCGGGATGCGTCCCGTGCCCATCGTGGCCGTGTCCGCCAACGCCTTTGCCGAGGACAGGAGACGCTCCCTGAAGGCCGGCTGCTCGGACTTCATGGCCAAACCGATCCGCAAGGCCCCGCTGCTCAAATTCATCGCCCGCACCCTGGAGGGGACAACCAGGCCATGA
- a CDS encoding ATP-binding protein — MTHPDLLRNILALQEPEAALACRTEGGAPDKARIVEANKAACALLCLPREELLTRTPGEVITNFAALAEDAPVFETGSRRIEHTLCGPGRATPVEIRSHALALGDDTFFVIILRDITVRRRREMKSDLDEQRFKTLYTLSRMIDRTEEEILDYALVQTVYMTDSRMGYIGFLDETESVLSLRPWAVPDLGECTVHDKSRIFRIEGAGLWADAVRQRRTIITNDYANCPGKRGTPEGHVPLVRHMSVPVMEKNRIRMLVGVANKDEDYTESDAVQLSLIMDGVWHIIQRKRMETDLIRAMHEARQADRAKSQFLANMSHELRTPLNGIMGMTQLLLGTEGLTEEQTEYLTLSLDSSIQLSGVLSSLLDLSSIESGGTGLNRVDFDLPDIIHSAVAPLLPQAEVKGLRLHCRLPRGLPVKVHGDAEKLRQILINLVHNAVKFTQSGSVSVTASCTPLAHVPDRIELCVSVSDTGVGIPENKLESVFESFMLGEEYMTKRYSGAGLGLTISRKLAEIMDGSIELRSRPGEGSVFTLTLPLLHRPERDGGCTEEEKAGLALNILLVEDEEVNALVTSQFLRKHGHETTVVDNGQRAIDALMDGGFDLVLMDVQMPVINGMKVTEIIRSGAAEGIDADIPIIGLTAFADEADRSRFLLAGMNGVVTKPFNAEELLDAVCRAAISKRAI, encoded by the coding sequence ATGACGCACCCCGACCTCCTCCGCAACATCCTCGCATTGCAGGAACCGGAAGCCGCGCTGGCCTGCCGGACGGAGGGGGGGGCCCCCGACAAAGCGCGCATCGTCGAAGCCAACAAGGCCGCCTGCGCCCTGCTCTGCCTGCCCCGCGAAGAGCTCCTGACCAGGACGCCCGGCGAGGTCATCACCAATTTCGCGGCCCTCGCCGAGGACGCGCCCGTGTTCGAGACCGGCTCCAGGCGCATCGAGCACACCCTGTGCGGGCCGGGCCGGGCCACGCCCGTGGAGATCCGTTCCCATGCCCTCGCGCTCGGCGACGACACCTTCTTCGTGATCATCCTGCGGGACATCACCGTGCGGCGGCGGCGGGAGATGAAATCCGACCTGGACGAGCAACGGTTCAAGACCCTGTACACCCTCTCGCGGATGATCGACCGCACCGAGGAGGAGATCCTCGACTACGCCCTGGTCCAGACCGTGTACATGACCGACAGCCGCATGGGGTACATCGGGTTCCTGGACGAGACCGAGTCCGTGTTGTCCCTGCGCCCCTGGGCGGTCCCCGACCTGGGTGAATGCACGGTGCACGACAAATCCCGGATATTCAGGATCGAGGGAGCGGGACTCTGGGCGGACGCCGTCCGGCAGCGCAGGACGATCATCACCAACGACTACGCCAATTGCCCCGGCAAGCGGGGCACTCCCGAGGGGCACGTGCCGCTCGTCCGGCACATGAGCGTGCCGGTCATGGAGAAGAACCGCATCCGGATGCTGGTCGGAGTGGCCAACAAGGACGAGGACTACACCGAGTCCGATGCGGTCCAGCTCTCCCTGATCATGGACGGGGTCTGGCACATCATCCAGCGCAAACGCATGGAGACGGACCTCATTCGAGCCATGCACGAGGCTCGGCAGGCCGACCGGGCCAAGAGCCAGTTCCTGGCCAACATGAGCCACGAACTACGCACCCCCCTGAACGGCATCATGGGCATGACCCAACTGCTGCTGGGCACCGAGGGGCTCACCGAAGAACAAACGGAATACCTGACGCTGAGCCTGGACTCGAGTATCCAACTGTCCGGCGTCCTCTCCTCTCTGCTCGATCTTTCCAGCATCGAATCCGGCGGCACCGGGCTGAACCGCGTGGACTTCGACCTGCCCGACATCATCCATTCGGCCGTCGCCCCCCTGCTCCCCCAGGCCGAAGTCAAGGGGCTGCGCCTGCACTGCCGACTGCCCCGCGGCCTCCCCGTCAAGGTTCACGGCGATGCGGAGAAACTCCGCCAGATCCTCATCAACCTGGTGCACAACGCCGTGAAATTCACGCAGAGCGGTTCGGTCTCGGTCACGGCGTCCTGCACGCCCCTTGCCCACGTTCCGGACAGGATCGAGCTGTGCGTCTCGGTCTCCGACACCGGCGTGGGCATCCCCGAAAACAAGCTGGAGTCGGTGTTCGAGAGCTTCATGCTCGGCGAGGAATACATGACCAAACGCTACAGCGGCGCGGGGCTGGGGCTGACCATCTCCCGCAAGCTGGCCGAGATCATGGACGGGAGCATCGAACTCCGAAGCAGACCGGGCGAGGGCTCCGTCTTCACCCTGACCCTGCCCCTGCTGCACCGGCCGGAACGAGACGGCGGCTGTACGGAAGAGGAGAAGGCCGGCCTGGCCCTGAACATCCTCCTGGTCGAGGACGAGGAGGTCAACGCCCTGGTCACCTCGCAGTTCCTCCGGAAGCACGGACACGAAACCACAGTGGTGGACAACGGCCAGCGCGCCATAGATGCCCTGATGGACGGCGGTTTCGACCTGGTGCTCATGGACGTGCAGATGCCGGTCATCAACGGCATGAAGGTCACGGAGATCATCCGCTCGGGAGCGGCCGAGGGCATTGACGCCGACATCCCGATCATCGGCCTGACCGCCTTTGCCGACGAAGCCGACCGCAGCCGCTTCCTCCTGGCGGGCATGAACGGGGTGGTGACCAAGCCCTTCAACGCCGAGGAACTCCTGGACGCCGTGTGCAGGGCGGCGATCTCGAAAAGGGCTATTTGA
- a CDS encoding rhodanese-like domain-containing protein, with protein MNPRYIALILTAVAVVFFFYRQYGQGEPDGVTALSATQAQAELAADPDIRILDIRTPAEYAEGHIRGARNIDFMASDFAKRLEGLDRDAAYLVYCRSGNRSARAMKVFGRLGFTHVLHMSRGIRDWQGQGLPLVK; from the coding sequence GTGAATCCAAGATATATCGCTCTCATCCTGACCGCAGTGGCGGTGGTCTTTTTCTTCTACCGGCAGTACGGGCAGGGCGAACCTGACGGCGTCACGGCGTTGAGCGCGACCCAGGCCCAGGCCGAACTGGCCGCCGACCCGGACATCCGCATCCTCGACATTCGGACTCCGGCCGAATACGCCGAAGGGCACATCCGGGGCGCGCGGAACATCGATTTCATGGCGTCGGATTTCGCCAAGCGGCTGGAGGGGCTCGATCGGGACGCGGCCTATCTCGTCTATTGTCGGTCCGGGAACCGCAGCGCGCGGGCCATGAAGGTCTTCGGGCGGCTCGGCTTCACTCATGTCCTGCATATGTCGCGAGGAATACGGGACTGGCAGGGGCAGGGGCTGCCGCTGGTCAAATAG